One Fusarium falciforme chromosome 12, complete sequence DNA window includes the following coding sequences:
- a CDS encoding AB hydrolase-1 domain-containing protein yields the protein MSSSFFSAKTQTLTLPDGRILSFSVFGAGRDTEPGTENLPVVFYFHGVPSSHDEAYMMHNAALERGIQIVALDRPGYAGSTPQPGRQFLDWPSDVLAVADHFSIPQFAIIGASGGGPYALACLRSLPKDRLTGVALCSSVYPISFGLAGMKFLNILLLRIAPWVPSLLAWIVDYTQSSAARDEEHPEVYVSKMMEMMKSIPAADRVVFYDNIGGYRDAIVAGSREALKPGGQTFAQEYALLGSDWGYKIEEIQDADRLFIWHGTEDIHVPIAMAEKAIQLLPNAELRRLEGEGHVGPVLRASEILDVMKGKLG from the coding sequence ATGAGTAGTTCGTTCTTCAGCGCGAAAACCCAGACTCTAACGCTTCCTGACGGTCGCATCTTATCCTTTAGCGTCTTCGGCGCTGGCAGGGATACAGAACCTGGAACAGAGAATCTTCCGGTCGTCTTCTACTTTCACGGAGTCCCTAGCTCCCACGACGAGGCATACATGATGCACAATGCCGCCCTCGAGCGAGGCATTCAGATTGTCGCCCTCGACCGTCCTGGCTATGCTGGCTCCACGCCCCAGCCTGGTCGACAATTCCTCGACTGGCCGTCCGACGTACTCGCTGTTGCCGACCACTTCTCCATCCCCCAATTTGCTATAATAGGCGCATCTGGTGGCGGACCCTATGCTTTGGCATGCTTGCGGTCGCTGCCGAAAGACCGGCTCACTGGGGTTGCCCTCTGCTCCAGCGTCTACCCGATCTCGTTTGGACTCGCAGGCATGAAGTTTCTCAACATTCTTTTGCTTCGTATCGCTCCTTGGgttccttctcttcttgcctGGATCGTGGATTATACCCAATCGTCGGCTGCGCGAGACGAGGAGCACCCCGAAGTCTATGTGagcaagatgatggagatgatgaagagcaTACCTGCCGCAGACCGCGTTGTCTTTTACGACAACATTGGCGGCTACAGGGACGCCATCGTGGCCGGCTCCCGCGAGGCGTTGAAGCCAGGCGGGCAGACATTTGCCCAGGAGTATGCATTGCTGGGAAGTGATTGGGGGTACAAGATTGAGGAGATACAAGATGCAGACCGTCTTTTCATCTGGCATGGCACAGAGGATATTCACGTGCCGATTGCCATGGCCGAAAAGGCAATTCAGCTGCTACCAAACGCCGAGCTGAGACGTCTCGAGGGAGAGGGACACGTTGGCCCTGTTCTTCGAGCGAGTGAGATTCTGGATGTGATGAAGGGCAAACTTGGCTGA
- a CDS encoding Aldo-ket-red domain-containing protein — MSLFQPPPKPNSPMGYHRVLSPNAAVKVSPICLGGISIGNSWAEYTGKNQDPFEFLDAFFKIGGNFIDTSNVYNSEDSEKLIGQWMEERGTRDQMVIATKYSAHYRAHDRENTPLQTNFLGNSVKSMHVSVRCSLEKLRTNYIDILYVHWWDFTTSVEEVMRGLHAHVMAKEVLYLGISDTPAWIVVKANAYARQHGLTPFSVYQGKWNASCRDMEGEIIPMCEDQGMAIVPWSALGSGQLLSAEQRQERANDPDALQATPSRRDLAVSEALEKIASAKGTSFQAISTYVFPIVGVNTVAHINAMPDALRVELSKEDIDAIHEAAPYDPGFPMSFYFSWTKPQKYDLSLTAANHNQIQMGAWIDVPPKQLPYRPRPS; from the exons ATGTCTCTTTTTCAACCTCCACCAAAGCCCAACTCCCCAATGGGCTATCACCGTGTTCTCTCCCCAAATGCGGCAGTCAAGGTCTCTCCCATATGTCTTGGTGGAATCAGCATCGGCAACAGTTGGGCCGAGTACACGGGCAAAAACCAAGACCCCTTTGAGTTTCTCGACGCATTTTTCAAGATTGGAGGCAACTTTATCGACACCTCCAACGTCTACAACTCCGAGGACTCGGAGAAGCTCATTGGGCAGTGGATGGAAGAGCGCGGAACCAGGGATCAAATGGTCATTGCTACAAAGTACAGTGCTCACTATCGCGCCCACGATAGGGAGAATACGCCTCTCCAGACCAACTTTCTTGGAAACTCTGTCAAGAGCATGCACGTATCAGTTCGGTGCAGCTTGGAAAAGCTAAGGACCAACTACATTGATATTCTGTACGTGCACTGGTGGGACTTTACAACCTCGGTCGAGGAGGTCATGAGGGGACTGCATGCCCATGTCATGGCCAAGGAGGTGCTCTACTTGGGCATCTCAGACACTCCAGCTTGGATAGTTGTGAAGGCAAACGCCT ACGCAAGACAACATGGGCTCACCCCATTCTCTGTATATCAGGGCAAATGGAATGCTTCATGCCGTGACATGGAAGGTGAGATCATTCCCATGTGCGAAGACCAGGGAATGGCGATAGTTCCTTGGTCTGCACTGGGCAGTGGTCAACTGCTTTCTGCAGAACAGAGGCAAGAAAGAGCAAACGATCCGGATGCTCTCCAAGCGACCCCAAGTCGGAGAGACCTTGCGGTGTCTGAAGCACTGGAAAAGATTGCAAGTGCAAAGGGAACGTCGTTTCAGGCAATA TCGACTTATGTGTTTCCGATTGTCGGCGTAAACACTGTTGCCCACATCAACGCCATGCCTGATGCGCTGCGTGTGGAGCTCTCCAAGGAGGATATCGACGCCATTCATGAAGCAGCACCATATGATCCAGGGTTTCCAATGAGCTTTTATTTCTCGTGGACAAAGCCCCAAAAGTATGATCTTTCTCTCACGGCCGCCAATCATAATCAGATTCAGATGGGGGCTTGGATCGATGTTCCGCCAAAGCAACTG CCTTACCGACCCAGGCCTAGTTAG
- a CDS encoding Peptidase-M43 domain-containing protein: MRIQSSVAFGLWAGAATAAQSPCGTSPSSHALRAVTENLKGDLEIRGGRKHVTINTYVHVIGASDKEEDGYITDETVKGQIDLLNKSYKPWDFSFKLIETTRSINESWADNPGGSPVEDPTEPDFRAALRKGSYKDLNLFYIKDMVPGGKCELPIPNPTSQDIVNDGCLMKSENPGQLPPTYGFVTVHEVGHWLGLEHTFENGCEEPGDGVDDTPAEAYPVADGDCPEPGRDTCPDQPGLDPVDNFMTYISPDCGPQRFTPGQAKRMHSLWKKLRANCKPKA, translated from the exons ATGCGTATTCAATCGAGTGTCGCTTTTGGCCTTTGGGCTGGCGCTGCCACAGCTGCCCAGTCTCCTTGCGGCACCTCACCTTCCAGCCACGCTTTGAGGGCTGTAACTGAGAACCTCAAGGGAGACTTGGAGATTCGAGGAGGGAGAAAACATGTCACCATCAATACATACGTTCATGTTATTGGAGCAAGTGAcaaggaggaagatggataCATCACT GATGAAACCGTAAAGGGCCAGATCGATCTGCTCAACAAGAGCTACAAGCCTTGGGACTTTTCTTTCAAATTGATCGAGACCACCAGGTCTATCAATGAGTCTTGGGCCGACAATCCCGGAGGCAGCCCCGTGGAGGACCCCACTGAGCCTGACTTCAGAGCGGCCCTTCGGAAGGGAAGCTACAAGGATTTAAATCTCTTTTATATCAAGGACATGGTCCCTGGTGGAAAATGCGAGCTGCCGATCCCTAACCCCACTAGCCAAGACATTGTCAACGACGGTTGCCTCATGAAATCTGAAAACCCTGGTCAACTTCCCCCAACGTATGGTTTTGTCACTGTCCATGAAGTTGGCCACTGGCTTGGTCTTGAGCACACGTTTGAGAATGGCTGTGAGGAGCCAGGAGACGGGGTTGACGATACTCCCGCCGAGGCGTATCCAGTTGCCGATGGGGACTGTCCCGAGCCAGGTCGCGATACTTGCCCTGATCAGCCGGGCCTGGACCCAGTGGACAACTTCATGACCTACATTAGCCC TGATTGCGGTCCCCAGAGGTTCACACCTGGACAAGCCAAGCGAATGCATAGTCTTTGGAAGAAGCTGCGCGCAAATTGCAAACCCAAGGCTTAA
- a CDS encoding Flavin prenyltransferase PAD1, mitochondrial has product MGEITRKRIIVAITGATGAAIGIHILSILRRLNVETHLIISKWAAETIKYETDYAPAAVRALADHAYNSCDLAAPIASGSYRVDGMIVAPCSVKTLAAINAGICDDLITRAADVCLKERRRVVLSVRETPLSEIHLRNMMEVTRAGAIIAPPVVGFYTKPSSVDDILDQMVGRLLDLFGLEAGNFERWEGMKKE; this is encoded by the coding sequence ATGGGAGAGATCACCAGAAAGAGGATTATAGTGGCCATAACTGGCGCAACCGGGGCCGCCATTGGCATTCACATCCTCTCGATCCTTCGCCGCCTTAACGTCGAAACCCATCTCATTATCAGCAAATGGGCAGCTGAGACCATCAAATACGAGACCGACTACGCACCAGCCGCTGTTCGTGCTCTCGCAGACCACGCCTACAACTCATGCGACCTAGCAGCGCCGATAGCAAGCGGTTCGTATCGTGTCGACGGCATGATTGTCGCTCCATGCTCTGTTAAAACACTGGCCGCCATCAACGCGGGCATCTGCGACGATCTTATCACGCGTGCCGCTGATGTGTGCCTAAAGGAGCGGCGAAGGGTCGTCTTGTCGGTTAGAGAGACGCCACTTAGTGAGATACACTTGAGGAACATGATGGAGGTTACTCGTGCGGGGGCCATCATCGCGCCGCCAGTGGTCGGTTTCTACACGAAACCGAGTTCGGTTGATGATATCTTGGATCAGATGGTCGGGCGGTTATTGGATCTATTTGGGCTCGAAGCTGGAAACTTTGAGAGATGGGAAGGGATGAAAAAAGAGTGA
- a CDS encoding Ferulic acid decarboxylase 1: MSSQDLPHMNFRAYVEALESDGDLVQINQECDPHLEVGAIIRKVVENDERAPLFNKLKGQDNNGLWRILGAPNSLRSDPKQRFGRLARHLGLPVTSSMKEILDKMIAAKTAAPIPPVVVETGPCKEFRLTPDQFDLTQLPAPLLHQSDGGKYIQTYGMHIVQSPDGKWTNWSIARAMVYDRNHLVGLVIKPQHIWQMHQMWKKEGRDMPWALAFGVPPAAIMASSMPLPDGLSEAEYIGSLVGSPLEVVKCESNGLYVPASSEIVFEGTCSITETGLEGPFGEMHGYVFPGDSHPWPKYTVDLITHRKDAILPVSNCGRLTDETHTMIGPLAAAEIGFRLKSEGLPIKEAFSPFESQVTWVALQVDTQKLRELDTNPKDFCRKVGDIVFRHKVGYTIHRLVLVGDDIDVYNFKDVVWAFCTRCRPGMDEYHFEDVSGFPLIPYMSHGNGAPDKDGKVVSDCLLPVEYTTGRDWEAADFEHSFPEDIKERVINRWEAMGFGSSK, encoded by the exons ATGTCTTCTCAAGATCTCCCACACATGAACTTCCGAGCCTACGTCGAGGCTCTCGAATCTGACGGCGATCTTGTACAAATCAACCAAGAATGCGACCCCCATCTTGAAGTTGGCGCCATCATACGCAAAGTTGTTGAGAACGACGAAAGGGCCCCCCTGTTCAACAAACTCAAAGGCCAGGACAACAATGGCCTCTGGAGAATCCTCGGCGCTCCCAACTCGCTCCGCTCTGACCCTAAGCAGCGTTTCGGGCGACTCGCTAGACACCTTGGCCTTCCCGTGACATCATCTATGAAGGAGATCTTGGATAAGATGATCGCGGCCAAGACTGCTGCCCCTATCCCGCCCGTCGTTGTCGAGACCGGGCCCTGCAAGGAGTTCCGCCTCACGCCGGACCAGTTTGATCTTACTCAACTTCCCGCGCCACTGCTGCATCAGTCCGACGGTGGCAAGTACATACAGACCTATGGCATGCACATTGTTCAGTCGCCAGACGGCAAGTGGACCAACTGGTCCATCGCCCGCGCAATGGTCTACGACCGGAACCATCTCGTCGGCCTCGTCATCAAGCCGCAGCACATCTGGCAGATGCACCAGatgtggaagaaggagggccGCGACATGCCCTGGGCGTTGGCCTTTGGCGTTCCTCCAGCTGCCATCATGGCGTCCAGCATGCCACTGCCTGATGGACTCTCCGAGGCTGAGTACATTGGTTCGTTGGTCGGATCTCCGCTTGAGGTAGTCAAGTGCGAGAGCAACGGGCTTTACGTACCTGCAAGTTCCGAGATTGTCTTTGAGGGTACATGTTCGATTACCGAGACTGGCCTTGAGGGCCCCTTTGGAGAGATGCATGG TTATGTCTTTCCTGGCGACTCCCACCCGTGGCCCAAGTATACGGTTGATCTTATCACTCATCGTAAGGATGCCATCCTCCCAGTCTCAAACTGCGGCCGCCTGACGGATGAGACT CATACCATGATCGGTCCGCTTGCGGCTGCAGAGATCGGTTTTCGCCTCAAGTCAGAGGGCCTCCCTATTAAAGAAGCATTCTCTCCGTTCGAGTCGCAAGTGACGTGGGTCGCTCTACAAGTTGACACTCAGAAGCTACGGGAGCTAGATACCAACCCCAAGGATTTCTGCCGCAAGGTGGGAGACATCGTCTTCCGTCATAAAGTCGGATATACAATTCATCGTCTGGTCCTCGTCGGCGATGATATCGACGTGTACAATTTCAAGGATGTCGTCTGGGCTTTCTGCACGCGCTGCCGTCCTGGAATGGATGAGTACCACTTTGAGGATGTGTCTGGGTTTCCCCTGATTCCCTATATGTCTCACGGCAATGGTGCCCCTGATAAGGACGGGAAGGTTGTTTCGGATTGTCTTTTGCCTGTTGAGTATACCACAGGAAGAGATTGGGAGGCAGCCGACTTTGAGCATTCGTTTCCTGAGGATATCAAGGAGAGAGTTATTAATCGGTGGGAGGCGATGGGCTTCGGCTCGTCCAAGTAG
- a CDS encoding Zn(2)-C6 fungal-type domain-containing protein, with protein MPRTPSHPSLPTEPAPESANSTPTPPSNLRRILRERRLAHSRKACFPCRERKVRCDHQQPCQTCRKRGHADLCFYPEPETGLRSPKRRSHRHGEDGPVLGHVGSVETSQATVNAGTPSLLGGNSIIAVARRESIQPQSDSQSREAFETGIFPLLGMDTSSQQREFTQVSPPGPSLPEDQEIIQLFNTYRHRVHPSQLVLDDIDEVERMICSLINRDSAQRQSDSHLLCLLHAILAAGAQFSDLAPSTRLKKSQKHLKHALSHLGAFDYLWNPSKRLLQALIILGHVLQNDMNPRGAWVLGGTTIRLALSLGLHQHASAYDGFGVSSSEAQHLRLAIVWQDALLSLAFDRPPASHEMDLTSDLLPLGQEVALNYRQAMNWLCHLTLTHTRSRDQSCPLSSVGKLLDNFDSLKDSLSPHLKDRQHCSSIQDIQEHYSLELHRNFTLSTLCRPVLSRQVRQSLGTDDSAMWLSRFQSALKKSVLAFIRLRSLSNLATRSWAFVHNGLSSALLLAFTRHLDDSEDFGEIQAQLVKSLSEGGEDAGRFSAAHRKALKALKVLQEARTGEIASTGQVGEVPSPNYAGEDVIFQEGMFDLQDSSLLGMDDWLRTFDFDAFSPLDAYNFIMSDQAPAGPSIGTLAET; from the exons ATGCCTCGCACTCCGAGCCATCCGAGCCTCCCGACCGAGCCCGCGCCAGAGTCTGCAAACTCAACCCCAACCCCTCCGTCAAACCTTAGAAGAATCCTTCGAGAAAGACGCTTAGCTCATAGTCGCAAGGCATGTTTCCCATGCCGGGAGAGAAAAGTACGCTGTGATCACCAACAGCCTTGCCAGACATGCCGCAAGCGAGGCCATGCTGACCTTTGTTTTTACCCTGAACCCGAGACTGGTCTTCGCTCCCCCAAGCGCCGGAGTCACCGACACGGCGAGGATGGACCAGTCCTTGGACATGTCGGTTCCGTGGAGACATCCCAGGCGACTGTCAACGCTGGCACCCCATCATTGCTGGGCGGCAACTCCATCATCGCTGTAGCTCGACGGGAGAGCATACAGCCTCAGTCAGATTCCCAAAGTCGGGAGGCATTTGAGACGGGCATCTTTCCCCTACTGGGTATGGACACTAGTTCTCAACAGAGGGAGTTTACCCAAGTTTCTCCTCCAGGCCCATCACTTCCTGAAGACCAGGAAATAATTCAGCTCTTTAACACGTACCGTCATCGAGTGCATCCGTCTCAACTTGTGCTGGACGACATTGACGAGGTGGAAAGAATGATTTGCTCGCTGATAAATCGGGACTCTGCACAAAGACAGAGCGACAGCCATCTCCTTTGTCTACTCCATGCCATCCTTGCTGCAGGAGCGCAATTCTCAGACCTCGCACCATCAACCAGACTTAAAAAGTCCCAAAAACACT TGAAACATGCATTGAGCCATCTTGGTGCGTTTGACTACCTCTGGAATCCTTCAAAGAGGCTGCTCCAGGCTCTCATAATCCTTGGCCATGTACTGCAGAACGACATGAACCCACGGGGTGCTTGGGTACTTGGTGGGACTACCATCAGACTCGCACTTTCTTTGGGCCTTCATCAACATGCCTCAGCTTATGATGGCTTCGGGGTCTCTTCTTCTGAGGCGCAGCACCTTCG CTTGGCTATAGTTTGGCAAGATGCCCTCCTCTCTTTAGCCTTTGATCGACCTCCAGCATCGCACGAGATGGATTTGACATCGGATCTTCTCCCTCTGGGGCAAGAGGTGGCTCTGAATTACCGGCAGGCAATGAACTGGCTCTGTCATCTAACACTCACGCACACTCGAAGCCGGGACCAATCTTGTCCATTATCAAGTGTGggcaagctcctcgacaATTTCGACTCCCTGAAGGACTCGTTATCCCCGCATCTAAAAGATCGACAGCATTGCTCCTCCATACAAGATATTCAAGAGCACTATAGCCTAGAACTGCACCGGAATTTTACTCTATCCACCCTATGCCGCCCGGTCCTTTCCCGGCAGGTCAGGCAAAGCCTAGGTACAGATGATTCCGCAATGTGGTTAAGCAGGTTCCAAAGTGCACTTAAGAAGAGTGTGCTCGCATTCATTCGTCTACGGTCTCTAAGTAACCTTGCCACCCGGTCATGGGCTTTTGTGCACAACGGGCTCTCTTCTGCGTTATTGTTAGCCTTTACGAGGCACCTTGACGATTCCGAGGACTTTGGGGAGATACAGGCTCAGCTAGTCAAGAGCTTGTCCGAGGGGGGCGAAGACGCCGGTCGCTTTTCCGCGGCACATAGGAAGGCTCTAAAAGCTCTCAAAGTGTTGCAAGAAGCCAGGACGGGAGAAATTGCCTCTACAGGACAAGTGGGAGAAGTACCATCTCCAAATTACGCAGGGGAGGATGTAATATTCCAAGAGGGCATGTTTGACCTTCAAGATTCCAG CTTGCTAGGGATGGACGATTGGCTTCGTACCTTTGACTTTGACGCATTCTCTCCTCTGGACGCGTACAACTTCATAATGTCTGACCAGGCTCCAGCAGGGCCCAGCATAGGTACTTTAGCAGAAACATGA
- a CDS encoding NmrA domain-containing protein has protein sequence MAIVAVAGGTGGIGKSVLEHLQHHGSHHKVFVLGRKTPTEPLPGSPTFLEVNYADVSSLVTTLQDYAIDTVISTINLETDAGSQSQLNLIAAADKCQTTRRFIPSEFVSQLDEDDANSGPGIGGWIPNARALKKTSLEYIRISIGFFSDYWGMPHIKSNLKPFPFFIDVENGKAVVPGTGQDKFTVTYSEDLARMIVRLLDAEDKWPPVAFLSGSDIFLNEVIASVEKARGYKIDVTYDPAEKLAKGEVTLLSPSEEVNEGEFKTLLAGVCQMIISGACVLPDDDRRLSKMFPEIPLTSAEDVIAKAWTGK, from the exons ATGGCTATCGTCGCTGTTGCCGGAGGCACTGGAGGCATTGGTAAGAGTGTCCTAGAGCATCTGCAGCATCATGGTTCCCACCACAAAGTCTTTGTCCTCGGCCGCAAG ACTCCAACCGAGCCCCTTCCCGGGTCTCCGACGTTTCTCGAGGTCAACTATGCAGATGTCAGCTCGCTTGTCACCACCTTGCAGGATTATGCAATCGACACAGTGATTTCTACCATTAACCTCGAGACCGACGCTGGCAGCCAGTCGCAGCTCAACCTCATTGCTGCGGCTGACAAGTGTCAGACTACTCGACGTTTTATTCCGAGCGAGTTTGTTTCGCAGCTTGACGAAGA TGACGCCAACTCGGGGCCTGGAATTGGCGGCTGGATCCCCAATGCCCGAGCACTGAAGAAGACAAGCCTCGAGTACATCCGCATCTCGATCGGCTTCTTCTCGGACTACTGGGGCATGCCTCATATCAAGAGTAACCTGAAGCCGTTCCCGTTCTTCATCGACGTGGAGAATGGAAAAGCTGTGGTCCCTGGCACCGGTCAGGACAAATTCACTGTTACATACAGTGAAGATCTTGCCCGTATGATCGTTCGACTCCTGGATGCGGAAGACAAGTGGCCCCCAGTTGCCTTCCTGTCTGGCTCGGACATCTTTCTTAATGAAGTTATCGCCAGTGTCGAGAAGGCCCGCG GCTACAAGATCGACGTCACCTACGACCCTGCCGAAAAGCTGGCCAAGGGAGAGGTGACGCTTCTGTCCCCCTCGGAAGAGGTCAACGAGGGCGAGTTTAAGACTCTGCTGGCTGGGGTGTGCCAGATGATCATTTCTGGGGCGTGTGTCCTGCCTGATGACGACCGTAGACTCAGTAAGATGTTCCCCGAGATCCCCCTCACCTCTGCAGAGGATGTTATCGCCAAGGCCTGGACCGGCAAGTGA